The Maridesulfovibrio sp. genomic sequence CTGTTTCATGGCATGCTCAGCCAGAATTTTCACATAATTCTGGGTTCGGGCAATGTGTCCCCCTGTTTCAGGATCACGCCATTCTGCCATGGTTGCCAGACACTCAATGGTGACTTTTTTGACCAGAGCGAGCTCTTTAGTGCGTTCCTTGACCAGTCTTTCAAGATTATCCTGATGTTCCTTTAGATCCAGCTGATTCTTGACCCGGGCTTTAACAAGCGCCGGACAGAAAGGCTTTACAATGTAGTCCACCGCACCAAGCGCAAGCCCCCTTGCCTCATCTTCCTCCTCCATGAGTACGGTGATAAAAATAACGGGAATATCCTTTGTTCGCACATCGGCTTTCAGCTTCTCGCAGACTTCGTAACCGTTCATTCCCGGCATCATTATATCAAGCAGGATTATATCCGGGCGGGGCTTGTTCATGGCCAGTTCAAGAGCTTTTTCCCCATTTTTGGCCGTGACAATGGCATATTCGCTTCTAAGAGCCTCCATCAAGACCTGTAAATTCTCCACCGTGTCATCAACAATAAGTACCTGTTTCATAACTTAAACCTGCTTATCGCCAAGCGAATCAAGAATAGCCCGTGCTTCATCACGGGCCTCATCCGTTTCGAAATCATCCATAGCCTGAACCATTTTCCGGACCGAATCCAGCATATCCGTCCCGCTGACCATCTTTTCAAGCTCTCCGGCAAGCTCCATGGCCTGAGCGACATTTTCATCGACCAGAACAACAAACTGCTCCAGCTTTTCCTGTAATTCCCCTACATCCGGGAAATTACCTTCGGCTTCAAAAGAACCCTGCCATGATTCACCTGAGGCAGCGTTGCCATCCGGTTCAGGCAAGAGTTTATCCAATGCTTCGGCAACAATATCCATCCGGGCAGACATGTCCATTAATAAATCATCCTGTTCGGTCCTACCGGCCCTGAAAGCTCGCTCGACTTCCCCGGCTGAAAGTGAAAGATCATCCGCACCGAGATTTGCAGCCACCCCTTTTACTGTATGAGCGGTGCGGGTTGCGGTTTCAACATCACCTGAGCGCAACTGCTCGCGAATGTCTTCCACTGCCCCGAGATACTTGGCACGAAACTGTGTAAGCAGTTTTTTGTATAATTCACGGTTACCGGAAACCTTGACCAGACCGGACTTCACACTGATTCCCGGAACCCCTTCAAGAGGCAGACTGCTTTCGACAAGCTCCCGCTCCTTGAGCTCAGTGCTGGAAACATATCCATCAGGAAATTGCCGCTCACCGGGAGTTATCCATTTTACAAGGGTAGCTATAAGTAGATCAGGATCGATCGGTTTGGTTATATGATCGTTCATCCCGGCTTCCAGACTCTTGTCCCGGTCACCGGTCATGGCATGGGCGGTCATGGCGACAATTGCCAGCTCATCAGCACTAATACCCATCTCCCTGATTTCCGTGGTTGCGGAAAGACCGTCCAGCTCCGGCATCTGAATGTCCATGAAAACCAGATCATAATTATTTCCCAAGACACTTTGCACTGCTTCCCGGCCATTGTCGACAACATCAACAACCATGCCTGCTTTCTCAAGCAGTTCAACAGCTATCTGCTGGTTTATTTCATTGTCTTCCGCCAGCAGAACCTTTGCCCCGCGTATTTCATTCAATCCTTCAGGTTCCTTGGAAAAAAGCAGTGCCCTCTTTGTTTTCCGCTCTACATCATGGCCGAAAACTCCCATGATGGTATCGAACAGGACGGACTGGTTTACCGGCTTAATGAGGAAAGCTTCCAGCCCGGCCTCTTCGGCCTGCTGCATAATCTCTTCCCGGCCATAGGCGGTGACCATTAAAATTTTAGGTAACTTATGACCACATTTTTTTTCAATCAACCGGGCTGTTTCTATGCCGTCCAGACCGGGCATTTTCCAGTCCAGAAGAACAAGTTCGTACGGTTCGCCTTCTTCGGAAGCCCGCTTGAGAATATCCACGCCTTCCTGACCGGAAGAGGCAGTATCAACTTTGAAACTCATGCTTTCCAAAGCCTCAGACAGGATTGTCTGCGCCGTGGGGTTATCATCCACTACCAAGGCCCGCAGGCCGCGCAGGTCTGCGGCAGGGATATAACCGGCCGAAACCACCTCTCCTTTACCCAGTACGACGGTAAATGAAAAAGTTGCCCCCTGTCCGGGCCGACTCTCCACCCGGATATTACCGCCCATCATTTCCACAATCCGCTTGCAGATAGCCAACCCCAACCCGGTACCGCCGTACTTTCGGGTTGTCGATCCGTCCGCCTGAGAAAAAGATTTGAAAAGCCGGCCTATCTGCTCTTCAGTCATTCCGATACCTGAATCAGTAACAGAAAAGAACAGGGTCACATGCTCATCAGTCTCAGCCTGCTTTTCCACGGAAATGACAATATCGCCCTCATCTGTGAATTTGGTGGCATTGTTGGCAAGATTTATGAGCACCTGCCCCAGACGCAGAGGGTCACCGACCAGATAGTTGGGTACATCTGGGCAGACATGGAAAAGCACTTCCAACCCTTTTTCTTCAGCTTTAACCGCAACTACATTGGCAAGATTATCCATGGTTTCATCCAGACGGAAAGGAATATTCTCCATCTCCATCTTTCCGGCCTCGATTTTGGAAAAATCAAGGATATCGTTGATGATACCAAGCAGGCTATTCGCCCCGGAGCGTATTTTTGTAAGATAATCATGCTGCTTGGCAGTGAGTTCTGTCTGCAGAACCAGATGGCTCATACCGATAATGGCGTTCATGGGCGTCCGGATCTCATGGCTCATGCGGGCCAGAAAATCACTTTTTGCCCGCGTGGCCTCTTCTGCTTTGTCACGCGCTTTAAGCATTTCCTGCTCGGCTTCCTTACGCATCAGCACTTCCCCGGCCAGCCGCCTGTTGGCCCGGACAACGACAAACAGAATAATCCCGGCCACACTTCCTATACCGAGAACAATTTTAGCCACCATCCACAAATTGATTCCACTCTCCACCCGCAGGCTGATCCACTTACGGATAACTGCTTCGGACTCCCTTTCGGTAATGGAACTGATCCCTTTATTGAGGATTGACAGCAGGTATGGAGACATCTGCTTGCGCAATGCAAATCGAAGCTGACGGGTAATGGGAAGCTGCAGGGCCACTTTAAGATTGTACAAACCATTCTGGTTGATCAGATACCCAAGCACTTCAAGGGTACCCACATAAGCATCGGCCTGTCCCTTAGCCACCATTTTCAATCCGTTCAAAGCGCCGGAAACAGGAATCAGATTCAATTGCGGGTAATTGGCTTCCAGATATTTGTGGGCAGCATTGCCTGCGCTGACCCCGACCCGCATCCCGGCCAGATCCTCCACACTGGAAATAAAAGGCATATCCTGCTTGACCACTACAACTTCGGAAAGATTGATATAAGGATTGGAAAAATTCAAAAACTGTTTGCGTTCCGCTGTTTCACTGGCTGCGGCAAGCATGTCTGTTTTGCCATTACGGACCAGCTCAACCGATTCACTCCACTTTTCAGTGGGCACCAGTTGAAGGGAAAGTCCAGTGCGATCCGCCACCATACGCAGCAGGTCCGCGGAAATACCCTCATACTGCTTTGAACGGGGATCAATGCGTTCCAGAGGCAACCAATCGGGGTCAACGCTGAACCGGATCACCGGACTGGTACGCAGCCAGAGCTGTTCATCCCGACTGAGGTCAACCCGGCGTTGCCTGCCTTCCCCGGTCCACTTTTTAAGAATTTCACGTTCTTCTTTCCGGCTTATTGATTTCAAGGCCCGGTTAAAAATAGAAGTCAGCTCTGGCCAGTCCTTACGGACCCCGATAGCCAGCACAGATCCTTTCCTCTTGATTTTTCCCTGCACTTCCAGATTGGTCAGCAGATTACGTTCAATAAGGTAAACGGCCACGGCACGGTTACCTACGTAGACATCAGCCTCTCCCTGGGACACAGCCTCCAGTGCCGCTAGGGTATCCGGGAATTCTTTGACCAGTGCAAGGGGGTAGTTTTCACGAAAATATTTTACATTAAAAAAACCGCGCTCAAGGGCAATGGTCTTATCCGCAAGGTCTTTTTCTGCCGCTGATTCAGGACCATCGGTACGTCCCACAATCACATGGGGAATAACCATATAAGGATCTGTAAAGTCCACAAACGGTTCACGGTCCTTCTTCGGGGTCACGTCCATAAGAGCATCAATGCGCTTTTCCTTGACCGCTTCAAGATTCTCCTTGAACGGCCCGGCAATAATCTTCAATTTTTCGCCCAGACGTTTGTTGAGCAGCTTTATGTAATCAACACCCAATCCTTCCGGTTCACCGCGTTCGTTCGCGTAATCAAGCGGAGGCCACGCATTCATGACCGCAATTGTAATCTGCGGATGTTTATCAAGCCATTTCAGATCATCCGCGCTCAACTTGAAAGAATTGCTCTCCGCTGAATAGTAAAGCTCTTCAGGATCAGAGACCCAGCGTTTTTCAATATCAGCATAAACCTGATAGGGAATCGCATTGAACCCGGCCTCTATTTTTTTTTCCAGATCGAGACGTCCCTTGAGTACCCCAGCCCTGATAGAATCGGAAAAGACGGTCTCAGGTACTTTGATCAAAACCCCTTTCATCTGCCAGCTTTCCAACTCTGCTCTTACAGGAAGAACCTCGTGAAAAAGGGCATCCGCCTTACCTTGTAAAACAGCCAGCACTAGGCTCTCGCCGTCCGGGTAGGGTACGGCTTCAATCTGCGGGAATTTCTGTTTCAGATAATTCTGTTGAAACGAACCATCCAGCACAGCTACCTTTTTCCCGCCCAGTTTATCCAGTCCGCCGGGCAATATCCGGTCAGCGCGGAAAAACAAGGCAGTATCCACTCCAAATAAGGGCCTTGAAAAATGAAAATATTTCTCCCTCTCCTTTGACATGAACAATCCGGAATGAATATCGGCATTGCCGTTTTTGACCGCTTCTATGGTCCCGGTCCAGCTGTCGGGCATGAAATCAACCGGAATTCCTGTTTGCGAACTCCACGCCCTCCACAAATCAACCAGAAGTCCGGCAGGTTCTCCATTTGGGCCAAGCAATGAGAACGGCGGATAATCACGGTCCAGAGCTATGGTCAGGCTTTCCGGGTCACGTCCATGCGCGGCTGCCACCCATTTACGGTTTAAAGACCGTTTTTCCTCAGTTCTGAGGCCGCTCATACCTTTATTGACGGTGTCTAAAATCTGTTTCCGGCCTTCTGGAACAGCCACCCGCCAATCATTACGATAGAGGGGCTGTCCGGGTTTATAATGGAACTTTGAAATAAGGTTGTTTTCTCTAAGGTAGGAAAGGCCCACCAGAGTTTCGGCGACGAAAACTTTCAACTTGCCATTTTTGAGGTCTTTCATCATGGCATCGAAATCAGGATATTCGACAAGAATAGTTTCCGGCTGCTTTTCGCGCATGAATTCTTCCGACAGATCACCTGAAATAACCCCAACCCGGTAAGCGGAAATATCGTCATTATTCTCCACGGGAAGCGCTTTATGATAAAAAATATGGGTATCGCTACGGCATAAAGAAACTCCGAACTGCAGGTATTCATCCCGTTCTTTGCTGTAGAAC encodes the following:
- a CDS encoding two-component system response regulator; protein product: MKQVLIVDDTVENLQVLMEALRSEYAIVTAKNGEKALELAMNKPRPDIILLDIMMPGMNGYEVCEKLKADVRTKDIPVIFITVLMEEEDEARGLALGAVDYIVKPFCPALVKARVKNQLDLKEHQDNLERLVKERTKELALVKKVTIECLATMAEWRDPETGGHIARTQNYVKILAEHAMKQEKFASQLDEELIETLYLSAPLHDVGKVGVADAILLKPGKLTAEEFEEMKKHSQFGSDALAGAEKALGGNSFLHHAREIAFAHHEKWDGSGYPRGISGEDIPLSARIMAIADVYDALISKRVYKEPFPHSKAVKIISEGRGTHFDPRLTDIFLKIQEEFREIALEFADFDEERKTLKK
- a CDS encoding transporter substrate-binding domain-containing protein, producing MVLTRFFIVLLLLFSAQGAFAAEQPDDSLSVVYCEDCAPFEFQNSEGGADGLIMDYWKFWAEASGTNLNFKPAPWKESLRMLREGKADAHAGLFYSKERDEYLQFGVSLCRSDTHIFYHKALPVENNDDISAYRVGVISGDLSEEFMREKQPETILVEYPDFDAMMKDLKNGKLKVFVAETLVGLSYLRENNLISKFHYKPGQPLYRNDWRVAVPEGRKQILDTVNKGMSGLRTEEKRSLNRKWVAAAHGRDPESLTIALDRDYPPFSLLGPNGEPAGLLVDLWRAWSSQTGIPVDFMPDSWTGTIEAVKNGNADIHSGLFMSKEREKYFHFSRPLFGVDTALFFRADRILPGGLDKLGGKKVAVLDGSFQQNYLKQKFPQIEAVPYPDGESLVLAVLQGKADALFHEVLPVRAELESWQMKGVLIKVPETVFSDSIRAGVLKGRLDLEKKIEAGFNAIPYQVYADIEKRWVSDPEELYYSAESNSFKLSADDLKWLDKHPQITIAVMNAWPPLDYANERGEPEGLGVDYIKLLNKRLGEKLKIIAGPFKENLEAVKEKRIDALMDVTPKKDREPFVDFTDPYMVIPHVIVGRTDGPESAAEKDLADKTIALERGFFNVKYFRENYPLALVKEFPDTLAALEAVSQGEADVYVGNRAVAVYLIERNLLTNLEVQGKIKRKGSVLAIGVRKDWPELTSIFNRALKSISRKEEREILKKWTGEGRQRRVDLSRDEQLWLRTSPVIRFSVDPDWLPLERIDPRSKQYEGISADLLRMVADRTGLSLQLVPTEKWSESVELVRNGKTDMLAAASETAERKQFLNFSNPYINLSEVVVVKQDMPFISSVEDLAGMRVGVSAGNAAHKYLEANYPQLNLIPVSGALNGLKMVAKGQADAYVGTLEVLGYLINQNGLYNLKVALQLPITRQLRFALRKQMSPYLLSILNKGISSITERESEAVIRKWISLRVESGINLWMVAKIVLGIGSVAGIILFVVVRANRRLAGEVLMRKEAEQEMLKARDKAEEATRAKSDFLARMSHEIRTPMNAIIGMSHLVLQTELTAKQHDYLTKIRSGANSLLGIINDILDFSKIEAGKMEMENIPFRLDETMDNLANVVAVKAEEKGLEVLFHVCPDVPNYLVGDPLRLGQVLINLANNATKFTDEGDIVISVEKQAETDEHVTLFFSVTDSGIGMTEEQIGRLFKSFSQADGSTTRKYGGTGLGLAICKRIVEMMGGNIRVESRPGQGATFSFTVVLGKGEVVSAGYIPAADLRGLRALVVDDNPTAQTILSEALESMSFKVDTASSGQEGVDILKRASEEGEPYELVLLDWKMPGLDGIETARLIEKKCGHKLPKILMVTAYGREEIMQQAEEAGLEAFLIKPVNQSVLFDTIMGVFGHDVERKTKRALLFSKEPEGLNEIRGAKVLLAEDNEINQQIAVELLEKAGMVVDVVDNGREAVQSVLGNNYDLVFMDIQMPELDGLSATTEIREMGISADELAIVAMTAHAMTGDRDKSLEAGMNDHITKPIDPDLLIATLVKWITPGERQFPDGYVSSTELKERELVESSLPLEGVPGISVKSGLVKVSGNRELYKKLLTQFRAKYLGAVEDIREQLRSGDVETATRTAHTVKGVAANLGADDLSLSAGEVERAFRAGRTEQDDLLMDMSARMDIVAEALDKLLPEPDGNAASGESWQGSFEAEGNFPDVGELQEKLEQFVVLVDENVAQAMELAGELEKMVSGTDMLDSVRKMVQAMDDFETDEARDEARAILDSLGDKQV